The sequence below is a genomic window from Pongo abelii isolate AG06213 chromosome 12, NHGRI_mPonAbe1-v2.0_pri, whole genome shotgun sequence.
AAGTGCACCACAACACACGATGTAGTTCAGAGTACTTTGCCCACAGTAGCTGCTCAATCAAATCTGTTAAATAACCTCCTTACAGCATTATTGTCACTCCGGCAGCCCTGGACTGTTCCTCCTTGACTTCTCTCAAGGGCACTCTCCTGATTTCTCTCCTGCTGCTTCAACTATTCCTTCTGTCCTCACTGGCTGCCTCTTCCATAtacactttacaaatatttactgagtcccTGCTATGTGTCAGGTACGGTGACAGGTACTAGGGTACCCAGTGAACAAGAAAACTAGGTCCTTCAACCCAACAATAccccaaaactccatctctagtcCTTTCCCCTCATTTACCTCTGTTCCTATGCAGCTTTGACTTCACCTCAGTCTTGTTTATTTCTAGCTACTTGTTGAATATTTCTGTCTGCATATACTTCTATCACCATGCCTGAATTCATTGCTCCCTCTCTTTACATCTTCCTCTGGCTTCCACACCCAGTTTCAATTTCTCTGCCATTGCCTAGTTCCTTTCCTTACATTCCTATTGATACCACTTGCCAGCCTATATTAGAACCTGCTTCTTCCTTGAGGTAGTTTGCCAACTGCTATTCTTGCTTTTCATCTCTCCAAGTAGCAATTCGTCCTATGCCTTGCTGCCAAAatcattattttacaaattattgcCAGCTTTGCCCAGTATAAGATGCAGTGGGGAGGAGGTTCAGGAAAGTCTGAggcctacttttcttttttcttttttgagacagagtcttgctctgtcgctcaggctgagtgcattggtatgatcacagctcactgcagcctcgacctcccaggagcagggcaatcctcccacttcagcctcccaagtagctgcaactacaggcgcacaccaccacacttgtctaatttttctttttttttttgtagagacgaggtttcaccatgttgcccaggttggtctcaaactcctgagctcaagtgatctgcccacctcggcctcccagtgttggtattataggcatgagccaccgcacctggcctaatttttggtATTAAGACCTGCTTTTCATAGGGCATTCGAACTGCTTCACCCAGCGTTTCAGGGATTCTTCGAAGACTATTTGGCTTGGTGTTTGAGGGTTCAAGCTTATATCCACTCTTGCCTTGATTTGGATTTGTGCTCATTGTTCCCAGCAGGCATGGTACCCACTTCTGGGTCTTCACTAtatccccctccctccccacctgtcttggcctctcagtCCAACTCATTTAATACAAATTGCCTTGTTTCCTACCTTTTAATCATCTGTCTTCTCTGCCCAGATTTTGTGGCCAACCCTCACCCCCCAGAAATGGGCCTTTTGGCTTTTTATAATCGAGTACACTGAAATTTACTGTGTTCTAAGCACTGTTCTGTTTTATATacatgctttcattttattttcacaagcCCAGAAGGTGTTAATTTTAACATCTTCATTTATAGAGATTAATTTGTCCGAAGCCATGAACAGGAGGCAGAACTCAAATTTGAAAGCAAGTTTAACTCTAGAATTTGGGCTCCTTTCAGTGACTGCTTGCCTAACCCTGTGTGACCACATAATAAGCCTCAATGAATATTTACTGTGGATAATACTCCCCTCCCACAGGAACTTCTCTTTGCCATGAGTGATCTCCCATAGTGCCTGGCGTTGGAACTACCCACTTTGGCACCTACTGGTCTATTGTTTGATACTattgtttcttctttccctcaTCTCAGGCTCTATTTTCTCATACTATTGTTTCTAATGTTGCCTTTGCCTAGCAGTTTTCCTTCTCTCATCAGGTCAGGGATAGTCCTATTGGCTGATGTGGGCGTGAGGCTGCTACGGCCTTCACAGCAGGATCTTCCTCCTCCACTGAAGACAATCAGTGGCATTCAAATCTAAGACTCCTTTGGGGTGTTTGTTAAAAATACAGCTCATTAGTTTTGGGGTGGGACAGAGGAATCTGCATCTTTAACACTCAGATCATTCTTAGGTTATAGTCTACATTCCCGCCTTGTGAAGACTGACCCATTTAGGCAGGATTATTTCCTGGTATAGCGATTCTCTAAACATTGCACACAGCTGAAGAATTGGAAACTGGGCCTCTTTTGTTTCTGGATACACCACTTGGCAGGTGTAATAACATCCTCTGACAGGCTGCTTGCCACAGGTGCATGCTTGACACGTGCGTCTCGTTGGTACCGTCCCCCACCCCCCTTCCCACCCCTGCTGCCCAACCAAGACCCCTCTAGTCCCACCACCACCCGGCAGCTGTTGCCCTCCTCCAAGCCCCCAATCCTCCCCAGCCCACTgctctcccctcctttcctttccctccccccaCACTCCTTCCCCAAGCTCCTCCCACCCCAGAATATTTTTTGTTCCTGCCTAAGTTTATCctgtgaggtgggggtggggggaactgGTTAGACGGAAAGGACGCTCTGCCATTTAGAGGTCCTACTGAGTGGGCACACCTTTTCCCCTCGAGAAAACCTTGTTTCTACCAGAGAAATGGGCAGAGGCCTCTCTCTGGAACTTGAACCCCTCTGTCCCTGGAAACATCCCAAAGCAGGCCCAGCCTGCCATGTTCCTTTGTTGGGGCACAGAGGGAATGGAATCTTACCGATAAGGTGAGAAGAGCTTGAGAGAATACCAAGGACGGGCccacccttctccctcctccctccaaacACCTCAGGCTaaaaggagaggggaaaaaaaagcaccaACAAAGAGTTTAAGAGAGCAATTCCCAGCTTTTTCAAATATGAAGCATTTTTTAACCAATccgtttttttaattcttaaattctTGACATTACAGAACTAAACTGAAATTTATTAACATTCCACTCTTACATTTCTTATcgacaaacagaaataaaattcatgagccaaaaaacccaaaacaaaactaaaaacaggGAAAAgcttataaaactaaatatggATCCCAGCATTAACAGCTGAACAgagaatgtgatttttaaattcttagcGGATGATAAAGTTGTGTAGAAACTGAACacttacaaattatttaaaacctGGAATCACTGACCAGAAATTACACAGTTGGATCATGGGAAAACAGCAGAAAGGGGTTATTGAGGGAACCTACACTGTTCTAGCTGCACCCCATGCCCTTCTCAGAGGAAAGCCTGGCATTGATTAGATACTGGGCCAGACTAATACTGGCAGCAGAGCCAGTGATAGTAACCTGCCTACCAGAGGAGCCTTCCACTGGGTTGGCAATTTTGATCTGGGCCCCGGACATCTGGCGGATCTCATTAATGTTGGCGCCTTGGCGCCCGATTATGCAGCCAATTAAGTTATTTGGAATGGTGAGTTCATGGGTGGTTTGAGTAGATGCATCCAAACTTGCCCAATAGCCTTTCACCTCTGGAGAGCTGGAGTCAATTCCGGCGAATCCGGTCCCGCCGTGCATCATGGCAAAGTGAGACTGTTGTCTTGCCACCTGGTTCAGCTTGGCCAGATCGAGCGGAGAAATGGTGTGTTGTCCTTGAATCGAGTAGGCATCTAGAGGTGGTCCCTCCAGGTCATGGGTGGCATGGGGGTAGCCCGCAGCGTCGCTGCACCGATCTTGGCCGCCCGCGCAGATGACTGGGGAGCTGGCCGGCATGGGCTGGTACGGAATGGTCATGACTCTTCCTTGCGGAGACTGGGAGAGCGTCTCCAGCATGACCAGGCAGATCTGCTTGACACACTCGGTGACAGACTGCGGCACGCCAGCGATGGTGATGGCCCGCTCGGTGGAGTTGGGCAGCATATCCCCCGCCACCTGGACCTGCGCCCCCGTACTCTCGCGGATCTCTTTGATCTTACACCCGCCTTTCCCAATCAGGGAGCCGCACTGGGTGGCCGGCACCACCAGCCTCAGGGTGACCGGGGGCCTGCTGGCCGCGGTGCTGTTGGTCATGGAGCTGTTGATATCTTCCTCCAGCTTGTCGATGATCATAGCGAAAGCCTTAAAGATGGCATTGGTGGGGCCGGTCAGAGTGATGATTCTCTCAGGACAATTCCCCTCCGAGATGTTGATCCGCGCGCCACTCTCCTCGCGGATCCTCTTAACCGACTCCCCTTTCTTCCCAATGATGCTTCCTACTTCCTTTCCGTGCATAAGAAGCCGAATGGTGAGAGTCACATTTAGTCCACTTTCAGTCACACCGGCATCCATGGCGAGCGGCGGGCGGCGTTCGGGGGAGTTGGGCTCGTTACGTGGTCAAGTCTTTGGCGGCTGGCGGGGGGAGGGGAGGTGTAGGCCCAAAACTGCCGGCGCGAGGCGAGCGAGGGCCGCGGGAGCGAGCGGGAGCGGGCGGGAGGCCGCAGCGTAGTCGCaggggcgggcggcggcggcggaggggGCGAGCGGGGCCGGGAGCGGCGGGCGGGCGGGTGGGCGAGGGCGCGGCGGTGGCGACTCCGGCGGCAGCCTCGGCGGTCTGGGCGGGGCGGGAAGCCCGCTTTCAACCCCGCGTACCCTCTGACCCCGGAAGTGCTTGCTGCGCAGGACCCCTTGAAAAAAAATGAGGACCCGTCTTTTTTAGGTCACAAGATTGCGCCAACCCTCACAtggtccttaaaaaaaaaaccttctgacACTGCAGTAGTGAAAATGAAGTGCACGATGGGCGGAAGCTGTGAGTccggcaaaattttaaaatgattacgTATTTTATTAACTCTAACGGCACTGGCGGGTGACAGGAAATACTAGTGCTGTATATGCGGGATAGACATTATTTTTCTGCCCTACATGAGGGGCTCGTGCGCGGAACGACACGGGCAGCCCCGGTGGAAACTGCAGGCACAAGCCGGGACGCCGCGGGTTTAAAACGTGCGCGTGAGGTGACCAGGGCGCTTGCGCGAGGGTGTGGGGGGTAATGGGAGGGGCAGCAGCCGTCTTCCGGGGGGGAGGGGTGGCGAGGCGAGGCCTACGGAGCGGGTGCGCGCGGGCGGGCACGTGGGGCCTTTTAGTCCCCGGCGTTCGGGCGGCCTGCATGGATCCCCCACTCCGGCTCCTGCTTCCCAGCGGTGGCCGGTGGGCAGAAAGACCGAAACCCACTTACGGCCGCCTCCCGAATCGCGGCTCTGCTGTTTGTGGGGCGTGCTAGAAACGTGGTCCTAAAAAGAATGGCGTCCATTTACATAATGCTTTGTTTGCGTTTCGCAAGTTTCTTTCGGTTAAAGCCACAGAAACCCCACCTCCTGCCCTTGTGTCGCTTCCACCGCGGCACCCTTTTCCGACATTAGAAACAATAGTGTGCGCCTGTGGAGGCCTCGTTTGTTCAGGGGCTGCTTCAGGGCCAGGGCTTCAGGACGTTTCTGCGGCTTTCCCCGCGCGGCCTGGGCTCCAGCGGCTGCCTTTCGGGCCCATGGGCGCAGCCATCGCGCCAGGCTCTCCGGGGGCGGCCCCGTCAGGGCCCGCCATCTTGGAAGGCCTTTTCTGCCGGTTCCTCCCTCTGAGGAAGTGTAGCTCAAGACGCTGGCTTACGAGTTGTGATTTCTGccctttcccctttctccttgGGCTAAGCCAGATCAGAAAGGGCCCCGTGCGCAACGTGCTTCACAATCTCTCAGGCAAAGCGGCCAACGTGGCGCTACTCCGCCTCCCCTGTTCCTTACCGGTGGGGCGGCCGCCATGTTTCCTGAACACAAAATGGCGACACGTGGTTAGCATTCGTCGCCAACGAGAAATTGGGGTCGGCCCGAAAGCTCTAGAATGCACCCCTATTCCTCCCCGGGGCCATTCCCGCTCAACGAGTTTTATGACCTAAAAAACCCCACAGGCTGGTCTGAAGGTCGGAGGCCTAATTTTAACGCGTTTTCCTCCCTTTAATTTGAAACGGGAACGCGAATAACTAAAATGTGGGCACAATATTTAACCTCTTGCTTTTTTAAAGCTTAATAATGGATAGTAGGGGGCAGTATCAAGGGATAATTTGGGTCCCCACAGTACCAAAGCATTTAGAAACCTCTGCTTAATTTAAGGAATGAGATAAATTACTGCTTTTCTAGATTTGGTAGCATGGGCTGTTGTGCTGGAGAGAACGAGAGCTACGAAGAGACTAGAATGCCTCTGACTTTTTCATAGGACAGTTGGCCGGTGAATCTTATTAATAGTTTACCACAATTAAGTGTTCACTTTTAGTCTAGAAGGGACAGGCGTTTATTGTGCATTGGCCCGTGCCAGCACATCCGATGCAAGGCATTTCACCGTattctatctttaatttttaccATGGTCCTCTGAGGTAGGTgttcttatctctctctctcttttaaacagAGGAAGACACTTAAAGATGAAGTGCTTAATTCAAGGTCACAGAATGTCGGGGATGGACCTCCAGATTTCCTTACTGGTGAGCACATTTTCCAGATTTTTCTGTAAATCAGGATTTTGGAatttaaatactatttaaaaCGTTTAGGTGAGCTTGTCATTTAAATGAGCCCTTTAGGTAATCTTTTGTTGTGTAGTCAGCCCCTTTTTGTATCTGGCAGCTCCCAGCTTTTCCTGATAAGAGCTACACCTGTAACGGGCGGGCGGGCTGAAATGCTGTCTTAtgcagtgtctggtgaggatAGGGAGGGGGAAGTGATTCAGCCCGCCCAGAGGCTCAGGTATCTGTCGGTCTGGCCTTGTCTGTGGCACATTTGAGTCTACCTGCCTCTGGGGGAGCAAAGTTTTTTGTATCACTCACTTGCTTCCGTCAGCTCCCCATGGGCTTGACTCttgcctcccccaccccagcaccCCAACCAGGTAAAAATAAATTCACTCTGGCGCCAAGCCTCCATTTCTCTGCAGAGATTGACGGAGCATGACAGAGTGTTAGGTCGGTCTGTGGACTCTTCAGTTCAATGCAGCACGTAGCTAGTGGGCCAAGCAACAAACTGGTGCCTGAGCAGGGCTCTGATTGTGTGTGgatatgagagagaaagagaagggcttTTCGCCTTTAACTTACGTTACTATCAgatatattttccaaagtggtttcatgttagtttatataattttacaaaCACATTTAATAGGTACATAACAGCAACGATGACATTTACAGCACTAGGTGcttactgtgtgctgggcatTGTTCTAAGCCTTATTTTATGTATTCAGtgtctcacattttaaaaaaaccactgtaagaaacaaattttacattatgacaagacatttatgcacacacatataacaACATTTTTGCAAAACAATACTTGTTACTACGTGCAGTATATATACTTGggtaatttctattctttatatataaaaaggaCACATTATAAAGTGATTAAAAACCCATTAATAAGTTGTGACCGCTTATACacatttaatgctcacaaaacCTCCTGAAATGGGTGGTGATATTAGGTCAGTTTTACAGAGGTACAGATTAGTGAAGGaatttatccaaggtcacacagctgttaaGTGGTAAAGCAAGGA
It includes:
- the PCBP1 gene encoding poly(rC)-binding protein 1; protein product: MDAGVTESGLNVTLTIRLLMHGKEVGSIIGKKGESVKRIREESGARINISEGNCPERIITLTGPTNAIFKAFAMIIDKLEEDINSSMTNSTAASRPPVTLRLVVPATQCGSLIGKGGCKIKEIRESTGAQVQVAGDMLPNSTERAITIAGVPQSVTECVKQICLVMLETLSQSPQGRVMTIPYQPMPASSPVICAGGQDRCSDAAGYPHATHDLEGPPLDAYSIQGQHTISPLDLAKLNQVARQQSHFAMMHGGTGFAGIDSSSPEVKGYWASLDASTQTTHELTIPNNLIGCIIGRQGANINEIRQMSGAQIKIANPVEGSSGRQVTITGSAASISLAQYLINARLSSEKGMGCS